In the Devosia sp. SL43 genome, one interval contains:
- a CDS encoding DUF2188 domain-containing protein: MAHVTYDIVEHDGGFAYKVGDVFSETFPTHQAAHDAANAAARRQQVGGRDEAIEYQDSKGTWHEEQADGGDRPEADVEDDLKD; the protein is encoded by the coding sequence ATGGCACATGTGACTTACGATATCGTCGAACATGATGGCGGCTTTGCCTACAAGGTCGGAGACGTGTTCTCCGAAACCTTCCCAACGCATCAGGCAGCCCATGATGCAGCCAATGCGGCGGCGCGCCGCCAACAGGTCGGCGGGCGGGACGAAGCCATCGAGTATCAAGACAGCAAGGGAACCTGGCATGAAGAGCAGGCTGATGGCGGCGATCGGCCTGAGGCGGATGTTGAGGACGATCTGAAGGACTAG
- a CDS encoding NAD(P)-binding domain-containing protein → MADQDRGARVALKLDIVVIGAGQAGLSSAYHLKQLGLVPGRDFLVLDRAPQPGGAWQYRWPSLTLSTVNRVHDLPGLSFADLAGGDTSVQAAVAVPHYFAAYEERFGLEVLRPATVSVVCERGDRLRIESDRGLFSARGIINASGTWEKPYIPDYPGRETFGGRQLHTHDFRRAEDFAGQHVLVVGGGISAIQLLDQISTVTRTSWVTRTPPRFREGPFDQDAGREAVKLVEDRVRAGLPPNSVVSVTGLPLSPAILAMRERGVLERQDMFSEITPTGVRWADGRTLDVDVILWCTGFRSALDHLAPLQLREASGGITMTGRLATQVARDPRIHLVGYGPSASTIGANRAGAAAARELTSHLGLAQPADR, encoded by the coding sequence GTGGCAGATCAGGATCGTGGCGCGCGGGTCGCCCTCAAGCTCGACATCGTCGTAATCGGCGCCGGACAGGCCGGTCTGAGTTCGGCCTATCATCTCAAGCAACTCGGGCTCGTACCCGGCCGCGATTTTCTCGTGCTCGATCGTGCGCCGCAGCCGGGCGGAGCCTGGCAATATCGCTGGCCGTCGCTGACGCTATCCACTGTCAACCGGGTGCATGACCTGCCGGGCCTGAGTTTTGCCGATCTGGCCGGTGGCGATACCAGCGTGCAGGCGGCGGTGGCCGTGCCGCACTATTTCGCCGCCTATGAAGAGCGGTTCGGGCTGGAGGTGCTGCGCCCGGCGACGGTGAGCGTGGTTTGCGAGCGCGGCGATCGGCTACGCATCGAGAGCGATCGGGGGCTGTTCTCGGCGCGGGGTATCATCAATGCGTCAGGCACTTGGGAGAAGCCCTACATTCCGGATTATCCCGGACGCGAGACATTCGGCGGGCGCCAACTCCATACGCATGACTTCCGTCGGGCCGAAGATTTTGCCGGCCAGCACGTGCTTGTTGTCGGCGGCGGCATCTCGGCCATCCAATTGCTCGACCAGATTTCCACGGTGACGCGCACCAGCTGGGTCACCCGGACGCCGCCGCGCTTTCGCGAGGGGCCGTTCGACCAGGATGCCGGGCGAGAAGCGGTCAAGCTGGTGGAAGATCGGGTGCGGGCAGGCCTGCCGCCCAATTCGGTGGTATCGGTCACCGGCCTGCCGCTCAGTCCCGCCATCCTCGCCATGCGCGAGCGCGGCGTGCTGGAGCGGCAGGACATGTTCAGCGAGATAACGCCGACAGGCGTGCGCTGGGCCGATGGACGGACCCTCGATGTCGATGTGATCCTGTGGTGTACCGGCTTCCGCTCGGCGCTCGATCATCTGGCGCCGCTGCAACTGCGCGAGGCCTCCGGCGGCATCACCATGACCGGGCGGCTGGCCACGCAGGTGGCGCGCGATCCGCGTATCCATCTGGTCGGCTATGGCCCATCCGCGTCGACCATCGGCGCCAACAGGGCTGGCGCTGCGGCGGCGCGCGAACTGACATCCCATCTGGGTCTGGCGCAACCGGCGGATCGATGA
- a CDS encoding thioredoxin family protein → MSTPFTGVAPTAPSAVPAGALIKESSDQAFKADVIDASLEQPVLVDFWAPWCGPCRQLTPTIEKVVNEKAGAIKLVKINIDEHPQIAGQLGVQSIPAVFAFAGGRPVDGFMGAMPEGEVRRFADKVIAAGPTPQPQEGSMEAQIAEAVTAAEQALTAGDLGRAAQIFGMVLQHQPEHVASLIGLARVYLAAGETEQAQATLDLVQEAERKGEAYTTVANSIRLLSEAASLSETDTLAAAVAANPDDHQARYDLALALNAEGKKVEAAEALVAIFKRDRTWNEDGARKKLLEFFDAWGPRDPATNKGRRMLSAALFS, encoded by the coding sequence ATGTCCACTCCGTTCACCGGTGTTGCTCCAACTGCCCCCTCCGCTGTCCCTGCGGGCGCGCTAATCAAGGAATCGTCCGACCAGGCCTTCAAGGCCGACGTTATTGATGCGTCGCTCGAGCAGCCGGTGCTGGTCGATTTCTGGGCGCCCTGGTGCGGCCCCTGCCGCCAGCTCACCCCGACAATCGAGAAGGTGGTCAACGAAAAGGCCGGCGCCATCAAGCTGGTCAAGATCAATATCGACGAGCATCCCCAGATTGCCGGCCAGCTCGGCGTGCAGTCCATTCCGGCCGTGTTTGCCTTTGCCGGCGGCCGTCCAGTCGATGGCTTCATGGGTGCCATGCCCGAAGGCGAAGTGCGCCGCTTCGCCGACAAGGTGATTGCCGCCGGCCCGACACCGCAGCCGCAGGAAGGCTCGATGGAGGCGCAGATCGCCGAAGCGGTGACCGCGGCCGAGCAGGCGCTGACCGCAGGTGACCTGGGCCGCGCCGCGCAGATCTTCGGCATGGTGCTGCAGCACCAGCCCGAGCATGTGGCGTCGCTGATCGGACTCGCCAGGGTCTATCTGGCTGCCGGCGAAACTGAGCAGGCACAGGCCACGCTCGACCTGGTGCAGGAAGCCGAGCGCAAGGGCGAGGCCTATACTACCGTCGCCAATTCGATCCGCCTGCTGAGCGAGGCCGCTTCGCTGAGCGAAACCGATACGCTGGCCGCTGCAGTCGCTGCCAATCCGGACGATCACCAGGCCCGCTACGACCTGGCGCTGGCACTCAATGCCGAAGGCAAGAAGGTGGAAGCCGCCGAGGCGCTGGTCGCCATCTTCAAGCGCGACCGCACCTGGAACGAGGACGGTGCGCGCAAGAAACTGCTCGAATTCTTCGACGCCTGGGGTCCGCGCGACCCTGCGACCAACAAGGGCCGGCGCATGCTGTCGGCGGCCCTGTTCTCCTGA
- a CDS encoding LON peptidase substrate-binding domain-containing protein, whose amino-acid sequence MLKRPTSAADLPKSVPIFPLTGALLLPFSHRPLNVFEPRYIEMVDAALRADRLIGLIQPEDTSEESPRGRSPLQAIGCLGRLTHFEESGEGRYFIILEGVTRFRLAHELTVMTPYRQGVIAAEEFATDFTRDFGEDAVDRERFVKMMRDYAEFANIDLNWEEIEQTGTADLVNFCCMVSPYGPAEKQVLLEAQTLEQRAETLIAMTEYEMARGGAERPPLN is encoded by the coding sequence ATGCTCAAGCGTCCGACTTCAGCGGCTGACCTGCCCAAATCCGTGCCGATCTTCCCGCTGACGGGCGCTTTGCTGCTGCCTTTCTCGCATAGGCCCCTCAACGTTTTTGAGCCGCGCTATATAGAGATGGTCGACGCGGCCCTGCGCGCCGACCGCCTGATCGGGCTGATCCAGCCCGAGGATACCAGCGAGGAAAGCCCGCGCGGCCGCAGCCCGCTGCAGGCCATCGGTTGCCTGGGCCGGCTGACCCATTTCGAGGAAAGCGGCGAGGGCCGCTACTTCATCATCCTTGAGGGAGTGACGCGCTTCCGGCTTGCCCACGAATTGACCGTAATGACGCCGTACCGGCAGGGCGTGATCGCCGCCGAGGAGTTTGCCACCGATTTCACCCGTGATTTCGGCGAAGACGCGGTCGACCGCGAGCGCTTCGTCAAGATGATGCGCGACTATGCCGAATTCGCCAATATCGACCTCAATTGGGAAGAGATTGAACAGACCGGCACGGCCGACCTCGTCAATTTCTGCTGCATGGTCTCGCCCTACGGCCCGGCCGAAAAGCAGGTGCTGCTCGAAGCCCAGACGCTGGAGCAGCGCGCCGAGACGCTGATCGCCATGACCGAATATGAAATGGCGCGCGGCGGCGCCGAACGGCCGCCGCTGAACTGA
- a CDS encoding Trm112 family protein, producing the protein MTTQAAANPRHVFDVKTLEMLVCPLTKTRLTLSADRSELISVAARLAFPIVKGVPLLSLDEARNVEPEALRQLPELKD; encoded by the coding sequence ATGACGACGCAAGCCGCCGCCAATCCGCGCCATGTCTTCGACGTCAAGACGCTCGAAATGCTGGTCTGCCCGCTGACCAAGACCCGGCTGACGCTGTCGGCCGACCGCAGCGAGCTGATCTCGGTGGCAGCACGGCTGGCTTTCCCCATCGTCAAGGGCGTGCCGCTGCTCAGTCTCGACGAGGCGCGCAATGTCGAGCCGGAGGCGCTGCGGCAACTGCCGGAACTCAAGGACTAG
- a CDS encoding KTSC domain-containing protein encodes MVRFDSSAIWRAEYDADDRLLLIWFTGDDKPYGYRDVPETVFDELCDADSQGRYFAAHIRDRYEAIPPSP; translated from the coding sequence ATGGTCCGCTTCGACTCCAGCGCAATATGGCGAGCAGAGTACGATGCGGACGATCGGCTGCTGCTGATCTGGTTCACCGGCGACGACAAGCCCTATGGCTATCGCGACGTGCCCGAGACGGTGTTCGACGAGCTGTGCGACGCCGACTCGCAGGGCCGCTACTTTGCCGCTCATATCCGCGACCGCTACGAGGCGATCCCGCCTAGTCCTTGA
- a CDS encoding FAD-dependent monooxygenase, which translates to MTQAQKFDVLIVGGGPVGLTLALALVQSARGIRVGLVDRRPLSVPRDNRASAIAAGVRRVFEALGVWPAMLAEAQPITQMRITDSGTGDISRPLFLTFDGEVAPGEAFAHMVPNHVSHQALIDALGQSVTAIAPADIAGYTAEADAARLVLSDGRILSAPLLVAADGAQSALRRMAGIGVMGHDYGQTGLVTTIAHALPHNGAAYEHFRPAGPFASLPLPGNRSSLVWTEASAESPRFLAMGDVELAAEIEAAMGSTLGAVTVEDKLMGFPLRLQVARDFIAPRLALVGDAAHVVHPIAGQGLNLGLKDVAALAEAIIDSIRLGLDHGGDDVLERYQSWRRLDTASMVAMTDGLNRLFSNDIAPVRALRDFGLGLVDRAGPVKSALIRTASGIAANGPKLLSGLPI; encoded by the coding sequence ATGACCCAGGCGCAGAAATTCGACGTGCTGATCGTTGGTGGCGGTCCGGTGGGCCTGACGCTGGCGCTGGCTCTGGTCCAGTCGGCACGCGGCATTCGCGTCGGCCTGGTCGATCGGCGGCCGCTGAGCGTCCCGCGCGACAACCGCGCTTCGGCCATCGCTGCCGGCGTCCGCCGCGTCTTCGAGGCGCTCGGCGTCTGGCCCGCCATGCTGGCCGAGGCGCAGCCCATCACCCAGATGCGCATCACCGATTCGGGCACGGGCGACATTTCCCGCCCACTGTTCCTGACTTTCGATGGTGAAGTCGCCCCGGGCGAAGCGTTCGCCCATATGGTGCCCAACCACGTCAGCCATCAGGCTCTGATCGACGCGCTCGGCCAATCGGTAACCGCCATCGCGCCAGCCGATATCGCCGGCTACACGGCCGAGGCCGATGCGGCACGCCTGGTGCTATCAGATGGCCGCATTCTCAGCGCGCCGCTGCTGGTGGCCGCCGATGGCGCACAATCGGCCCTGCGCCGCATGGCCGGTATCGGCGTCATGGGACATGACTATGGCCAGACCGGCCTCGTCACCACCATCGCCCACGCTCTCCCGCACAATGGTGCCGCCTACGAGCACTTCCGCCCAGCCGGGCCGTTCGCCAGCCTACCGTTGCCGGGCAATCGGTCGTCGCTGGTCTGGACCGAAGCCAGCGCCGAATCGCCACGCTTTCTCGCCATGGGCGACGTCGAACTGGCTGCGGAAATTGAAGCGGCGATGGGATCCACGCTCGGCGCGGTGACGGTGGAGGACAAGCTCATGGGCTTCCCCCTGCGCCTGCAGGTCGCCCGCGACTTCATCGCGCCGCGCCTGGCGCTGGTGGGTGATGCCGCCCATGTCGTGCATCCGATTGCCGGCCAGGGCCTCAATCTGGGCCTCAAGGACGTTGCGGCTCTGGCCGAAGCCATCATTGATTCGATCCGGCTCGGCCTTGATCACGGCGGCGACGACGTCTTGGAGCGCTACCAGAGCTGGCGCCGGCTCGATACGGCCAGCATGGTGGCGATGACCGACGGGCTCAACCGGCTGTTTTCCAACGACATCGCCCCGGTCCGCGCCCTGCGCGATTTCGGTCTCGGCCTGGTCGACCGCGCCGGCCCGGTCAAATCCGCACTAATCCGGACGGCCTCCGGCATCGCGGCCAACGGCCCCAAGCTGCTGAGCGGCCTGCCGATCTGA
- a CDS encoding P-II family nitrogen regulator, with amino-acid sequence MKLVIAIIKPSRLEEVRQALNSLDVHGMTVTEVKGYGRQKGHSEIYRGTEYAVHFLPKLKVEIAVDDALADAVSTAIRDSAQTGRIGDGKIFVLDLLAVTRIRTGETGAAAL; translated from the coding sequence ATGAAACTGGTGATTGCAATTATCAAGCCATCACGCCTCGAAGAGGTTCGCCAGGCTCTCAACTCACTCGACGTCCACGGCATGACCGTGACCGAGGTGAAGGGCTACGGCCGCCAAAAGGGGCATTCGGAAATCTACCGCGGCACTGAATATGCCGTGCACTTCCTGCCCAAGCTCAAGGTTGAGATCGCCGTTGACGACGCCCTTGCCGATGCCGTGTCCACGGCCATCCGCGACAGCGCCCAGACCGGTCGCATCGGCGACGGCAAGATTTTCGTGCTCGACCTGCTCGCCGTAACCCGCATTCGCACCGGCGAAACCGGCGCGGCAGCTCTCTAA
- a CDS encoding ammonium transporter, with protein sequence MKTAKILGSATIASLLLAATAFAQDAAAPVAEAVAEVVPVVDKGDTAWMMVCTMVVIVMTIPGLALFYGGLVRAKNILSVLTQVFLGFSLISILWVAYGYSLAFAGPTEGGLSAFIGDFSKFFLSGVTLDSTAATFSAGFQLPEMVFVAFQMTFAAITSTLIVGAIAERMKFGALLTFLAIWFTFSYLPIAHMVWAGPGLLFGMGAYDFAGGTVVHINSGVAALVAAIVLGPRLGYLKEPIAPHNLVWTYVGAGLLWFGWFGFNAGSNLEANALTAVALINTVLAPAAAALAWALGEKITRGHASALGAVSGAVAGLVAITPAAGFAGIGGAIVLGAIAGIVCLWAVVNLKPMLKYDDSLDVFGIHGVGGIVGALGTAIVASPGLGGYPLGVAEEYSVGGQFMIQLTAVGIAVVWSAVVALVGLLIVRVIFGGLRVPESSESDGLDLSSHGERAYN encoded by the coding sequence ATGAAGACAGCAAAAATTCTCGGGAGCGCGACGATAGCCTCCCTCCTCCTGGCCGCAACGGCCTTCGCCCAGGACGCGGCGGCTCCGGTCGCTGAGGCTGTGGCCGAGGTCGTGCCGGTCGTCGACAAGGGCGATACCGCCTGGATGATGGTCTGCACTATGGTTGTCATCGTGATGACCATTCCGGGCCTGGCCCTGTTCTATGGCGGCCTCGTTCGGGCCAAGAACATCCTGTCGGTCCTCACCCAGGTCTTCCTCGGCTTCTCGCTGATTTCGATCCTCTGGGTGGCTTACGGTTACTCGCTGGCCTTTGCCGGCCCGACCGAAGGCGGTCTCTCGGCCTTTATCGGTGACTTCTCCAAGTTCTTCCTTTCGGGGGTGACACTTGATTCCACCGCGGCGACCTTCTCGGCCGGCTTCCAGCTGCCCGAAATGGTGTTCGTGGCCTTCCAGATGACCTTTGCGGCCATCACCTCGACCCTCATCGTCGGCGCTATCGCCGAGCGCATGAAGTTCGGGGCGCTGCTCACATTCCTGGCCATCTGGTTCACCTTCTCGTACCTGCCGATCGCCCACATGGTGTGGGCAGGCCCGGGCCTGCTGTTCGGCATGGGCGCCTATGACTTCGCCGGCGGTACCGTGGTTCACATCAACTCCGGTGTGGCCGCTCTCGTCGCCGCCATCGTGCTTGGCCCGCGTCTGGGCTACCTGAAGGAGCCGATCGCTCCCCACAACCTAGTCTGGACCTATGTCGGTGCCGGCTTGCTGTGGTTCGGCTGGTTCGGCTTCAACGCCGGCTCCAACCTTGAAGCCAACGCGCTGACGGCCGTCGCCCTGATCAACACCGTGCTGGCTCCGGCAGCTGCGGCTCTGGCCTGGGCCCTTGGCGAAAAGATCACCCGCGGCCATGCTTCGGCTCTGGGTGCGGTTTCGGGTGCCGTTGCCGGTCTCGTGGCGATCACCCCTGCTGCCGGCTTTGCTGGCATCGGTGGCGCCATCGTCCTGGGTGCGATTGCCGGTATCGTCTGCCTCTGGGCCGTCGTGAACCTCAAGCCGATGCTCAAGTATGACGACAGCCTCGACGTGTTCGGCATCCATGGCGTCGGCGGTATCGTCGGTGCCCTGGGCACGGCCATCGTCGCCAGCCCCGGCCTCGGCGGTTATCCGCTGGGCGTTGCCGAGGAATACTCGGTCGGCGGTCAGTTCATGATCCAGCTCACCGCAGTCGGTATCGCCGTCGTCTGGTCGGCTGTGGTCGCCCTGGTTGGCCTGCTCATCGTTCGCGTCATCTTCGGTGGCCTGCGTGTCCCCGAGTCGAGCGAAAGCGACGGTCTCGATCTGTCGAGCCACGGCGAGCGCGCCTACAACTAA
- a CDS encoding DNA translocase FtsK, with the protein MPSSPSPVLDEIRSVPQRGSRASAKPLPTPPPALAIHIPLRVVGLILLGVVAICLASLASWSVDDPSFSYATSKSPANWLGFPGAVIADTLFQVFGLAALALLVPPALWAWAFARRRMMPHMGMRLLGWIGATLLVSGVLAFVAMPASWPLPTGLGGLVGSGFSALAAMVTGDQPQAVTSVLFAIIIAIPALTLFWIAMGLGTSVPTRPQKGKPAAATAAGRKGVAAPVEDDERETNPVVDIVLGAMVHTGYSLRTAFRRARASHAERRAAEAATWRDDEVEPSLDGHAPVVDRREPSATPRRIHAPVEPGFGTEPAFDAEPEISPRINARPSYDDTELDYPDEAEDDIPFVPDTPVAPVANHQQRGDSRFHPVDPTKPRVAAPAPRPVQGQRVMREAQPSFLDEPAGFELPSLSLLAEPKHKGPSPEHAPEKLEAMARRLEEVLSDFGVKGDIINVRPGPVVTLFELEPAPGIKSSRVISLADDIARSMSAISARVAVVPGRNAIGIELPNQLRETVYFREMLASSDFEKMKGKLPICLGKTIGGEPVIADLARMPHLLIAGTTGSGKSVGINTFILSLLYQMTPEQCRMIMIDPKMLELSIYDGIPHLLTPVVTDPQKAVVALKWAVREMEDRYRKMSKIGVRNIDGFNQRVNESKAEGRVITRTVQTGFDRETGEAIFESEEFNLEPLPYIVVIVDEMADLMMVAGKDIEGAIQRLAQMARAAGIHIITATQRPSVDVITGTIKANFPTRISFMVTSKIDSRTILGEQGAEQLLGNGDMLYMASGGRTKRLHGPFVADSEVEAVVAHLKSQGAPDYLDSITEEDDEGGSFGEESFGETSNGGSGDELYDKAVHIVLSDKKASTSYVQRRLGVGYNKAATLIERMEREGVISQANHAGKREILVGNNADGY; encoded by the coding sequence ATGCCCAGCTCCCCCTCGCCCGTGCTCGATGAAATCCGCTCCGTGCCACAGCGCGGCAGCCGTGCTTCCGCCAAGCCGCTGCCCACGCCGCCACCGGCGCTGGCCATCCATATTCCGTTGCGCGTGGTCGGGCTGATTCTATTGGGTGTCGTGGCGATCTGCCTGGCCTCGCTGGCCTCATGGTCGGTCGACGACCCGAGCTTCTCCTATGCCACATCAAAGTCGCCGGCCAACTGGCTGGGCTTTCCCGGCGCTGTCATCGCTGACACGCTATTCCAGGTCTTTGGCCTCGCTGCTCTGGCTTTGCTGGTGCCACCGGCGCTGTGGGCGTGGGCCTTTGCCCGCCGTCGCATGATGCCGCATATGGGCATGCGGCTGCTCGGCTGGATCGGCGCTACGCTGCTGGTTTCGGGCGTCCTGGCCTTTGTCGCCATGCCGGCGAGCTGGCCGCTGCCGACCGGCCTGGGCGGCCTTGTCGGCTCGGGTTTCAGTGCCCTGGCTGCGATGGTCACCGGTGATCAGCCACAGGCGGTCACCTCCGTGCTGTTTGCCATCATCATCGCCATCCCGGCGCTAACCCTGTTCTGGATCGCCATGGGTCTGGGGACATCGGTCCCGACGCGCCCGCAGAAGGGCAAGCCCGCCGCCGCGACTGCCGCTGGCCGCAAGGGCGTCGCTGCTCCGGTCGAGGACGACGAGCGCGAAACCAACCCGGTGGTTGATATCGTGCTCGGCGCCATGGTCCATACCGGCTATTCGCTGCGCACAGCCTTCCGCCGCGCCCGAGCCAGCCATGCCGAACGTCGCGCTGCCGAGGCCGCGACCTGGCGGGATGATGAAGTCGAGCCGAGCCTGGATGGCCACGCACCCGTGGTCGACCGCCGCGAGCCATCGGCGACGCCGCGTCGCATCCATGCGCCGGTCGAGCCCGGCTTTGGCACAGAGCCGGCCTTCGATGCCGAGCCCGAAATCTCGCCGCGCATCAATGCCCGTCCGAGCTATGACGATACCGAACTCGACTACCCCGATGAGGCCGAGGACGACATTCCCTTCGTGCCCGACACGCCGGTCGCGCCGGTCGCCAATCATCAGCAGCGCGGCGATTCGCGCTTCCATCCGGTTGATCCGACCAAGCCGCGCGTTGCCGCGCCGGCGCCGCGCCCGGTCCAGGGCCAGCGCGTGATGCGTGAAGCCCAGCCGTCCTTCCTCGATGAGCCCGCCGGCTTCGAGCTGCCCTCGCTCTCGCTATTGGCTGAGCCCAAGCACAAGGGCCCGTCGCCCGAGCATGCGCCCGAAAAACTCGAAGCGATGGCTCGCCGTCTCGAAGAGGTGCTGAGCGATTTCGGCGTCAAGGGCGACATCATCAATGTTCGCCCTGGTCCGGTCGTCACCCTGTTCGAGCTCGAACCCGCGCCGGGTATCAAATCGTCCCGCGTGATCTCGCTGGCCGATGACATCGCCCGTTCGATGAGCGCCATCTCTGCTCGCGTCGCCGTGGTGCCGGGCCGCAATGCCATCGGCATCGAACTGCCTAACCAGCTGCGCGAAACCGTCTATTTCCGCGAAATGCTGGCTTCTTCCGATTTCGAGAAGATGAAGGGCAAACTGCCCATCTGCCTGGGCAAGACCATTGGCGGCGAACCCGTCATTGCTGACCTGGCCCGTATGCCGCATCTGCTCATCGCCGGCACCACCGGCTCGGGCAAGTCGGTGGGTATCAACACTTTCATCCTCAGCCTGCTCTACCAGATGACGCCCGAGCAGTGCCGCATGATCATGATCGATCCCAAGATGCTGGAACTGAGCATCTATGACGGCATTCCGCATCTGCTGACGCCCGTCGTCACCGACCCGCAAAAGGCGGTCGTGGCGCTGAAATGGGCGGTGCGCGAGATGGAAGATCGCTATCGCAAGATGAGCAAGATCGGCGTCCGCAACATCGACGGCTTCAACCAGCGCGTCAACGAGTCCAAGGCCGAGGGCCGGGTTATCACGCGCACCGTGCAGACCGGCTTCGATCGCGAAACCGGCGAGGCGATATTCGAGAGCGAGGAATTCAACCTCGAGCCGCTGCCCTATATCGTGGTCATCGTCGACGAAATGGCCGACCTGATGATGGTGGCCGGCAAGGATATCGAAGGCGCCATCCAGCGCCTGGCCCAGATGGCGCGTGCCGCCGGCATCCACATCATCACCGCCACCCAGCGCCCCTCGGTCGACGTTATCACCGGCACGATCAAGGCCAACTTCCCCACCCGTATCTCGTTCATGGTCACGTCCAAGATCGATTCGCGCACCATCCTGGGCGAGCAGGGCGCCGAGCAGCTGCTGGGCAATGGCGACATGCTCTATATGGCCTCCGGCGGTCGCACCAAGCGCCTGCACGGTCCCTTCGTGGCCGACAGCGAAGTCGAGGCCGTGGTGGCCCATCTCAAGAGCCAGGGCGCTCCGGACTATCTCGATTCCATCACGGAAGAAGATGACGAAGGCGGCAGCTTCGGCGAAGAGAGCTTTGGCGAGACCTCCAATGGCGGCTCTGGCGACGAGCTTTACGACAAGGCCGTCCATATCGTTCTGTCGGACAAGAAGGCTTCCACCTCCTATGTGCAGCGTCGCCTCGGCGTCGGCTACAACAAGGCGGCTACCCTGATCGAGCGCATGGAGCGGGAAGGCGTCATAAGCCAGGCCAACCATGCCGGTAAGCGCGAAATCCTCGTGGGCAACAACGCCGACGGATACTGA
- a CDS encoding LolA family protein: MIRRDALLLGLSAAFALATTKAFSLDRALSPEEQQLIADIGNHNSAIRSMAGRFLQIDTNGGRQEGTFFLERPDKVAFRYAPPSREEIVSVGRGFYVLNRRDETYYAYPQDTIPLRQFLGDQINLLDANVIDVTSSDGYMSITVIDETVAGTVQVSLTFGTDTLDLVQWSLVEPSGAELTFSLYDVEKDVQIPRAFFSIPANYTATEQ, from the coding sequence ATGATTCGCCGCGATGCCCTGCTGCTTGGTCTCTCTGCTGCCTTTGCGCTGGCCACCACCAAAGCCTTCTCGCTTGACCGGGCTCTTTCCCCCGAAGAGCAGCAGCTCATCGCCGATATCGGCAACCATAATTCGGCCATCCGCAGCATGGCCGGGCGCTTCCTGCAGATCGACACCAATGGCGGACGGCAGGAGGGGACATTCTTCCTCGAACGCCCGGACAAAGTGGCGTTCCGCTACGCCCCGCCAAGCCGGGAGGAAATCGTCTCGGTGGGCCGCGGCTTCTACGTGCTCAACCGGCGCGACGAGACCTACTACGCCTATCCGCAGGACACCATTCCGCTGCGGCAGTTCCTGGGCGACCAGATCAACCTGCTCGACGCCAACGTGATCGATGTGACCAGTTCGGACGGCTATATGTCGATCACCGTCATCGACGAGACAGTGGCCGGCACCGTGCAGGTGTCGCTGACCTTTGGCACAGATACACTCGATCTGGTGCAGTGGAGCCTGGTGGAGCCCAGCGGGGCCGAACTGACCTTCTCGCTCTATGATGTGGAAAAAGACGTGCAGATTCCGCGCGCTTTCTTCTCCATCCCGGCCAACTACACAGCCACCGAGCAGTAA
- a CDS encoding undecaprenyl-diphosphate phosphatase, translating into MNADQGLFVPLILGILEGLTEFLPVSSTGHLLLAGHFFGLTQPATFIVLIQLGAILAVITVYFAKLGLLIRDALTGKAYAWQFALSVILACLPAVAAGVLLRDFIQGDLWESAALICWTLLIGGVILLIVDRLPLKPRYDDIYQFPWHLALVVGLFQMLSLVPGVSRSGATVVGAMLFGASKRAAAEFTFFIALPIMVGAFGYDLYKSRDLIDTSIALNVAIGFAAAFIVGALVVRYLLGFVSKYGFAPFAWWRIAVGIAGLVAIYALGR; encoded by the coding sequence ATGAACGCCGATCAAGGTCTTTTTGTGCCGCTGATCCTTGGAATTCTTGAAGGGCTTACCGAATTCCTTCCAGTCAGCTCCACCGGCCACCTATTGCTGGCCGGCCACTTCTTCGGACTGACCCAGCCGGCGACCTTTATCGTGCTGATCCAGCTCGGCGCGATCTTGGCCGTGATCACGGTCTATTTCGCCAAACTGGGCCTGTTGATCCGCGATGCGCTGACCGGCAAAGCCTATGCCTGGCAGTTTGCGCTGTCGGTGATCCTGGCCTGCCTGCCGGCCGTTGCGGCCGGTGTGCTGCTGCGCGATTTCATCCAGGGCGACCTCTGGGAATCGGCCGCGCTGATCTGTTGGACGCTGCTGATCGGCGGCGTGATCCTCTTGATCGTCGACCGCCTGCCTCTCAAGCCCCGATATGACGACATCTACCAGTTTCCCTGGCATCTTGCGCTGGTGGTGGGCCTGTTCCAAATGCTCAGCCTAGTGCCCGGCGTCTCACGCTCCGGTGCGACCGTGGTTGGCGCCATGCTGTTCGGCGCCAGCAAGCGCGCTGCCGCCGAATTCACCTTCTTCATCGCCCTGCCCATCATGGTGGGCGCCTTTGGCTACGACCTCTACAAGAGCCGCGACCTGATCGACACGTCGATCGCGCTCAATGTCGCCATCGGCTTTGCCGCAGCCTTCATCGTGGGTGCACTGGTCGTCCGCTACCTGCTTGGCTTTGTCAGCAAATACGGTTTCGCGCCCTTCGCCTGGTGGCGCATCGCCGTCGGCATTGCCGGCCTCGTCGCCATCTACGCGCTGGGCCGCTGA